A genomic stretch from Strix aluco isolate bStrAlu1 chromosome 12, bStrAlu1.hap1, whole genome shotgun sequence includes:
- the ARRDC4 gene encoding arrestin domain-containing protein 4 has translation MAAAGPGLGPGAGGTVKTLALVLEDEARRGSGGGYCSGDTVSGQVLLELAGPLPLRGLRLEAAGRARVAWSESSGAVPGAGTWGVAVRAPGPGPRREAEVRYLDIRQSLLRDPPEGEESLILLDGRHEFPFSFQLPQEPLVTSFTGKYGSIQYYVKAVLERPAAPDQSVQTDLQVISHIDVSSPALLTPVLRSQEKMVGCWFFTSGPVSLSAKIERKGYCNGEAIPIYAEIENCSSRLIVPKAAIFQTQTYLASGKTKTFRQMVANVRGNHIASGSTDTWNGKTLKIPPVSPSILDCCIIRVEYSLAVYIHIPGAKKLMIEMPLVIGTIPCIGFSSRNSSITSQFSMDMSWLALTMPEHPEAPPNYADVVSEEEFSRHVPAYPPPIDCEEQLCCPVFAYIQEFRFQPPPLYSEIDPHPTEVEEIQPVSFML, from the exons atggcggcggccgggccgggcctgggaCCCGGGGCCGGCGGGACGGTGAAGACGCTGGCCCTGGTGCTGGAGGACGAGGCCCGgcgcggcagcggcggcggctaCTGCAGTGGGGACACGGTGTCCGGccaggtgctgctggagctggcggGCCCACTGCCGCTCCGCGGGCTGCGCCTGGAGGCCGCCGGCCGGGCCCGCGTCGCTTGGAGCGAGAGCTCGGGCGCCGTCCCCGGGGCGGGAACCTGGGGGGTGGCGGTGagggcgccggggccggggccgcggcgggaggcggagGTGCGGTACCTGGACATCCGGCAGAGCCTCCTGCGGGACCCGCCCGAAG GTGAGGAAAGCTTAATTCTTCTAGATGGAAGACATGAATTTCCGTTCAGCTTTCAACTCCCTCAAGA ACCTCTGGTGACCTCTTTTACTGGGAAGTATGGCAGTATTCAGTACTATGTGAAAGCAGTTCTGGAGAGGCCTGCGGCACCTGATCAAAGTGTACAGACGGATCTTCAGGTCATTAGCCATATTGATGTCAGCTCACCAGCTTTATTG ACACCTGTTCTAAGAAGTCAGGAGAAGATGGTTGGCTGTTGGTTTTTCACCTCTGGGCCAGTGTCTCTCAGTGCCAAAATTGAGAGGAAGGGATACTGTAATG gGGAAGCCATACCAATCTATGCAGAAATTGAGAACTGCTCTTCTCGTTTGATTGTTCCAAAAGCTGCCATTTTCCAAACACAAACTTACCTGGCCAGTGGGAAGACAAAAACTTTTCGTCAAATGGTTGCCAATGTCCGAGGAAACCATATTGCCTCTGGGAGTACAGATACCTGGAATGGGAAAACTCTGAAAATCCCACCTGTATCCCCCTCTATACTTGACTGCTGTATTATTAGAGTAGAATATTCATTAGCT GTATATATCCATATTCCTGGTGCTAAGAAATTGATGATTGAAATGCCTCTGGTGATTGGCACTATTCCATGTATTGGATTTTCAAGCAGAAATTCCAGCATTACCAGCCAGTTTAGTATGGATATGAGTTGGCTGGCATTGACCATGCCAGAACACCCTGAAG CACCACCAAATTATGCTGATGTAGTGTCTGAGGAAGAGTTCTCCAGACATGTTCCTGCTTATCCACCACCAATTGACTGTGAGGAACAATTGTGTTGTCCTGTCTTTGCTTACATACAAGAGTTCCGGTTTCAGCCTCCACCTCTTTATTCAgag ATCGATCCACATCCAACTGAGGTAGAAGAAATTCAGCCAGTTTCATTCATGCTCTGA